The window AGAAAAGCCGATTGTGATATGCTTACCGTAGGACAATATTTACAACCTACAAAACTGCATATACCGGTAACGGAATACGTTACACCGGAACAATTCGAAAAATACAGGGAAATAGCCTTAAAAATGGGTTTTAAACGAGTAAATTCAGGACCTCTGGTAAGAAGCTCGTATCATGCGGAGCCTATATAATAGTAATTTTCTTTAACCCGTTAAAATAAAAACTTATACTTTAATGTTTAATAAACGGCAATAACCTTAGGAACCTTCCACACGGAATTGTAAGAAACAATACCTAAAAATTCTTCCATACTTGAACTGAAAGAATAAGACCTTTCTTTTGCAGCCGTTTTGCTGTTGGAAGCCATAGGAGTTTGCAAAGTTTTTCCGTAAGAAAAAGCGACTCTAAATGCGTCAATATTGCCGAAGTACCAATTTTCTTTTTGAGGTATTCCCATATCAAAGGGAATAGCCTTAGCCATTCCTACATCTACAGGAACCCAGCCGAACCCTTCAAGATAAAATTCGGCCCACCAATGAGAATATGAAGTTTGTGAAACATCAACAATGATACCTGCAACAGGCTGTGCCGGAATTCCGCAAGCCCGTACAAGAGACACAAATAAAATTGCGGCATCATAAGTATCGGCTCTTTTTTCTGTAAGAGCATTTACGGGAGAAGAACCGGAATTAAGAGGCGAACTTGGGATTATATCCAAATTATTCAAAAGATAATTATAAATTCTTTTTACTTTATTATAAGGATTTTTTTCATTTTGAACGATTGATTCTGCCGTTTTTTGAATAACTTCGTTATTTGCAGGAATAAATTCGGTTGCAATCGCATAAGCATTATATAAGGCGGTATTTTGTTTCTGCCCTACACGAACATTTACAGGATTAATTTTAGTTGTAACTTCATAAGAATTTACACTATATTCCTGTCTTATATGAAGTCTGGTGGAAGAGCCTGAATTTTCATATTGATGAATTGAAGCTCCTTGGTAATTTTTTACAAACGGAGCAGGATTTATTGAAAGAATCTCAATACCGCGTTGAGAATAAGTTTCAACCGGAAGAGGAACTTTTAAAAAAAGAGTGTTTTTTTCTTCAGCACGTATATTGGAAACATCAACTTCCGCTGCAACTACAAGGTTTTTTTTATTTGCGCGGGTTTTTGTGCCTAACCTGTTTTTTAACCTAAAAGGAACGGCATTACTTAATCCCTTGGAAGTCAATACCGCTATAGCTCCGGAATCGGCACCGTCAGGTACTCGAATTTGAAGTTCTTCATTTGTCCATGTTATAAAATCAAAATCGGAATTTGAACAAAAAGAAGCGCCCACATCTTCACCCTTTTCGATTTTTGAAATCATGTCGGGTGTAAAATTGGGAATAAACATTACTTGAGAATTTCCGCGCGAGCCGCCGAAATTTTCCCCTATGATTTTAATAATACTTCCGACTTCCGCAAAATCCTTGCTTAATGCGTTTATTGAGGGAACCTCACTTAATATAAATCTATCCGCAATTACGGGAATCTCCGAAGCCGCAGCCAAAAAAGAGGGGTTGGATTTTTTATTTTGTACAACTACATATAAAAGCCCTGCCGATTGGTATTCGGGGAATTTAAATTCTATTTTATCTTCAGTCCATAAATCACAATTTTCCGACTGAATGATAGAATCTCCTATTTGTACCCATGATGAATTAAATTTATTACCGAAATGTTTCCCTTCTATTTTAATTATTGAGCCGGATTCCACAACCTGCGGCAAAACCGAAGTAATTACAGGCATTCGTACCGTAAAAGAAACTATAAATAAAATACCTGCCGCAATACTTCCCAAAGTCAAAAGAAAAATAAAAAATCTAAAAATAAAAAATTTTTTAAACAGATAGAAGAACTTATTACTCATTTTTTACAAATGTAATATCGAACTGTTCGGTATCTTTTACAGGTGCGGAGCCGAATCCGGGCATTTTTATATTCATTATATTTCCGCCGTATCCCATATCAACAGGTAAATAAAGATTTGTAAAATTATCAAAATTTATTACCCTCTTTTGTGTACTTACCGTAAAATTGGAATTTTTTATACCTAAAGTATGAAAATCTGTGAAATTAAATTTTTTAGGAGTTTCCGCGGTGATATTTGCGGCAGGAACTATCGGTTTAAAATTTGAAACCGTTGCCGTTTCGTACTGCACATCTTTATTGGTATTCATAATTAACATAGGGGTAAATACAAATAAAAATAAGGCGGCGGCGGCCAAAGCCGGAATAGGAATCTTTACGGATTTATAAAACCAGTTTTCTTTTTTTTCCGTGATTTTAGCCTTATTTAAGGCGGCTTGACGTTTTTCGCATAAACGTAAAAATGAACTTTCAATATCCAATTCGGGAGCTCCCGCAGTTGCCAATTTAAGACTTAAATTCCTATATGAATTTACAACCGCACGGCACTCGGCACAATCATTTAAATGGGCTTCGAGTTTTTCCTTCCACGGGGAAGGCAGCTCTCCGTCAACATAAACAGAGTATAAATCTTTATCCGGGCATATAGACATCATTTTCCCCCATATATTTGGATAATTGTTCGCGGGCTCTAAACACGCGTACTTTTACATTTCCTTCGGTTATTCCCAGAATGCTGCCGATTTCTTTATAGTTAAGACTTCCATATTCTTTTAATTGAAGCACAGCCCTTAAATTTTTAGGCAACTTTTCCATGGCATCTTGAACATAATTTATTGTTTCTTTTTTTAAAACCGCCTCTTCTCCCGTTTCGGCTTTTCTGGTATCTTCTTTAAATGCTTTTGCATAAGCCTTCCGTTCTCTAGCGCGTCTTTTTACATAATTCAGCGATGCATTTCTTGCAACCCTAATTAGCCAGTATTTTGCATCGTCTAATGAAGGGAATTCCATTTGTTTTTCACTCATCTTAATTAAAGAATCATGACAAATATCTTCCGCAGCGTCGGCCTCTCTTACAATATTATATGAAACATTATAAATTACTTGCATAAGAGCCTTATAAATTACTTGAAAATCTTCATCAACGGCAGCCCTAAGCATTTCTTTTTTATTAAACACGGTATACTCCAAAATGTTACAATTTTTATCAAAAAATTACGTTTTTTTTACCGATTAAATTCTTTTCCACGTAGTTTTTCCGTTTTGGTCTTCTAAAATTATTCCCAGAGCTTTTAAATTATCTCTTATTTCATCCGCTTGTTTATAATTCTTTTCAAATTTAGCGGCGGCACGTTTTTCGATTAATTTACAAATTTCAGCTTCATCTATTAAGTTATCCGAAAGATTTTGCAGTCCCGAAAGAATTTCGGCAGCTTCTTCTATCAGTTTTAACCCTAAAATATAATCCATTGAAGCAATTGCCGTTAAAGCCTGCTCCGGTTCTACAGTTTTATCTTTTACGAGGCCCTGCAACTCAGAAAGAGCTCGCGGTGTAGATAAATCATCTTCCATAGCTTCCATAAAATCGATAAAATATTTTTTTGCAGGTGAATCTTTTAAAATAGTCTTTGTTTTTTCCGCAGTTAAGGTATTTGTAAGATTTTTTAACTCTTCAATTTTTTCTTGAGAAAGCCCTTCAAGCAACTTTGAAATTTTCGTATTTAAACTTTTCCGTCCGTTTTTTGCGGTTTCCATAGCTTCCCACGAAAAAGTCAGTTGACTTCGATAATGTCCGCCTAAAAGTAAAAAGCGGTAATCAAGCGGAGAAAAACCTTTTTTTATTACATCTTCCAAAACAATAAAAGTTCCTGCGGATTTTGACATTTTCCCCTTATTCATTATAAGGAATTCGTTATGAAGCCAATAGTTTACCCATTTTTTTCCGGTTGCCCCTTCGGATTGAGCAATCTCATTGGTATGATGAACGCGTATATGGTCTATTCCGCCTTTATGAATGTCGAATTGCTCTCCCAAGTACTTTATACTCATTGCAGAACATTCAATGTGCCATCCCGGATAACCTCGTCCCCATGGGGAATCCCAAGTTAATGCATGATTTTCAAATTTACTTTTTGTAAACCAAAGAACAAAATCATAGGGATTACGTTTATTTTTATCTATTTCTATTCTGGCACCGGCTTTTAAATCTTCAAGATTGATATTTGCAAGTTCTCCGTAT is drawn from Treponema pedis and contains these coding sequences:
- a CDS encoding transglutaminase domain-containing protein; its protein translation is MSNKFFYLFKKFFIFRFFIFLLTLGSIAAGILFIVSFTVRMPVITSVLPQVVESGSIIKIEGKHFGNKFNSSWVQIGDSIIQSENCDLWTEDKIEFKFPEYQSAGLLYVVVQNKKSNPSFLAAASEIPVIADRFILSEVPSINALSKDFAEVGSIIKIIGENFGGSRGNSQVMFIPNFTPDMISKIEKGEDVGASFCSNSDFDFITWTNEELQIRVPDGADSGAIAVLTSKGLSNAVPFRLKNRLGTKTRANKKNLVVAAEVDVSNIRAEEKNTLFLKVPLPVETYSQRGIEILSINPAPFVKNYQGASIHQYENSGSSTRLHIRQEYSVNSYEVTTKINPVNVRVGQKQNTALYNAYAIATEFIPANNEVIQKTAESIVQNEKNPYNKVKRIYNYLLNNLDIIPSSPLNSGSSPVNALTEKRADTYDAAILFVSLVRACGIPAQPVAGIIVDVSQTSYSHWWAEFYLEGFGWVPVDVGMAKAIPFDMGIPQKENWYFGNIDAFRVAFSYGKTLQTPMASNSKTAAKERSYSFSSSMEEFLGIVSYNSVWKVPKVIAVY
- a CDS encoding anti-sigma factor family protein, coding for MMSICPDKDLYSVYVDGELPSPWKEKLEAHLNDCAECRAVVNSYRNLSLKLATAGAPELDIESSFLRLCEKRQAALNKAKITEKKENWFYKSVKIPIPALAAAALFLFVFTPMLIMNTNKDVQYETATVSNFKPIVPAANITAETPKKFNFTDFHTLGIKNSNFTVSTQKRVINFDNFTNLYLPVDMGYGGNIMNIKMPGFGSAPVKDTEQFDITFVKNE
- a CDS encoding RNA polymerase sigma factor encodes the protein MLRAAVDEDFQVIYKALMQVIYNVSYNIVREADAAEDICHDSLIKMSEKQMEFPSLDDAKYWLIRVARNASLNYVKRRARERKAYAKAFKEDTRKAETGEEAVLKKETINYVQDAMEKLPKNLRAVLQLKEYGSLNYKEIGSILGITEGNVKVRVFRAREQLSKYMGENDVYMPG
- a CDS encoding cysteine--tRNA ligase, giving the protein MSLQLHNTLGNKKEEFIPIKANHAGIYGCGPTVYDYAHIGNLRTYVFEDILVKTLEALGYEVTHVMNITDVGHLTDDADEGEDKMLKSAEERGKSVLEIAEFYTKAFFNDTERLNIKRPGIVCKATEHIADMINLIKKIEANGHTYMSGGNLYYDISTFPKYGELANINLEDLKAGARIEIDKNKRNPYDFVLWFTKSKFENHALTWDSPWGRGYPGWHIECSAMSIKYLGEQFDIHKGGIDHIRVHHTNEIAQSEGATGKKWVNYWLHNEFLIMNKGKMSKSAGTFIVLEDVIKKGFSPLDYRFLLLGGHYRSQLTFSWEAMETAKNGRKSLNTKISKLLEGLSQEKIEELKNLTNTLTAEKTKTILKDSPAKKYFIDFMEAMEDDLSTPRALSELQGLVKDKTVEPEQALTAIASMDYILGLKLIEEAAEILSGLQNLSDNLIDEAEICKLIEKRAAAKFEKNYKQADEIRDNLKALGIILEDQNGKTTWKRI